The following coding sequences lie in one Lates calcarifer isolate ASB-BC8 unplaced genomic scaffold, TLL_Latcal_v3 _unitig_2163_quiver_1531, whole genome shotgun sequence genomic window:
- the LOC108892302 gene encoding LOW QUALITY PROTEIN: unconventional myosin-Vb (The sequence of the model RefSeq protein was modified relative to this genomic sequence to represent the inferred CDS: deleted 1 base in 1 codon), whose protein sequence is PPPPGPGLVRLLEAQLQTQSRQHKDELEALHTQIELLKDDIEKKQEILNYTMSLSPEAQVEYSVQQEITRLTNDNLDLKELVEKLEKNERKLKKQLRIYMKKVQELEASQAAAVTGRSRPELSRQVTVQRKEKDFEGMLEYYKEDEALLIKTLITGKTGSDPSPARVSATVPCLPAYILFMCIRHADYINDDQKVESLLTSTINAIKKVLKKNNDDFEMTSFWLANTSRLLHCLKQYSGDEVFMTQNTAKQNEHCLKNFDLAEYRQVLSDLSIQIYQQLIKVAEGIIQPMIVSAMLESESIPSLAGVKPMGYRNRSSSMDTDAGGPTSYTLEALIRQLGQFHGTMRDHGLDPEIVGQVVRQLFHCINAVTLNNLLLRKDVCSWSTGMQLRYNTSQMEEWLRGNNLYQSKAAATLEPIIQAAQLLQVKKKTSQDAEAICSLCTALTMQQIVKILNLYTPLNEFEERVTVSFIRNIQNRLQERNDPPQLLVDTKHTFPVLFPYTPSALSLETLHIPASLGLDFLIRV, encoded by the exons cctcctcctcctggtcctggtcttgTCAGGCTGTTGGAGGCCCAGCTGCAGACTCAGTCCAGACAACACAAAGACGAACTGGAGGCTCTTCACACTCAGATCGAGCTGCTGAAGGACGACATCGAGAAGAAGCAGGAGATCCTCAACTACACCATGTCCCTGTCTCCTGAGGCTCAGGTGGAGTACAGCGTCCAGCAGGAGATCACCCGGCTCACCAACGACAACCtg GACCTCaaggagctggtggagaaacTGGAGAAGAACGAGCGGAAGCTGAAGAAGCAGCTGAGGATCTACATGAAGAAAGTCCAGGAGTTAGAAG cctcTCAGGCTGCAGCCGTCACCGGCAGGTCCAGACCTGAGCTCAGCCGGCAGGTCACCGtccagaggaaggagaaggac TTTGAGGGGATGTTGGAGTACTACAAGGAGGACGAGGCCCTGCTTATCAAGACCCTGATCACTGGTAAGACTGGGTCTGATCCCAG CCCAGCACGGGTGTCGGCGACCGTCCCCTGCCTCCCGGCTTACATCCTCTTCATGTGCATCCGCCACGCCGACTATATCAACGACGACCAGAAGGTGGAGTCTCTTCTCACCTCCACCATCAACGCCATCAAGAAGGTCCTGAAG aaaaacaacgATGACTTTGAGATGACGTCGTTCTGGTTGGCCAACACCAGCCGCCTGCTGCACTGTCTGAAGCAGTACAGCGGAGACGAG GTGTTTATGACTCAGAACACGGCCAAACAGAACGAACACTGTCTGAAGAACTTCGACCTGGCCGAGTACCGACAGGTGCTGAGCGACCTCTCCATCCAGATCTACCAGCAGCTCATTAAGGTGGCGGAGGGCATCATCCAGCCCATGATAG tGTCGGCCATGTTGGAGAGCGAGAGCATCCCCAGCCTGGCGGGCGTGAAGCCGATGGGCTACAGGAACCGATCGTCCAGCATGGACACGGACGCCGGCGGCCCCACCAGCTACACCCTGGAGGCCCTGATCAGACAGCTGGGCCAGTTCCACGGCACCATGAGGGACCACGGTCTGGACCCAGAGATCGTGGGTCAGGTGGTCCGACAGCTGTTCCACTGCATCAACGCCGTCACCCTCAACAACCTGCTGCTGCGCAAAGACGTCTGCTCCTGGAGCACCGGCATGCAGCTCAG gtacAACACCAGTCAGATGGAGGAGTGGCTGAGAGGAAACAACCTGTATCAGAGTAAAGCTGCAGCCACGCTGGAGCCGATCATTCAGGCcgctcagctgctgcaggtcaaGAAGAAGACGTCTCAGGACGCAGAGGCCATCTGCTCGCTCTGCACCGCCCTCACCATGCAACAG ATTGTGAAGATCCTGAACCTCTACACGCCTCTGAACGAGTTTGAGGAAAGAGTCACTGTGTCCTTCATCAGAAACATCCAG AACCGGCTCCAGGAGAGGAACgatcctcctcagctcctggtCGACACCAAACACACCTTCCCTGTCCTCTTCCCCTACACCCCCTCCGCCCTGAGCCTGGAGACGCTGCACATCCCTGCCTCCCTCGGCCTCGACTTCCTCATCAGAGTCTGA